A genomic segment from Diadema setosum chromosome 11, eeDiaSeto1, whole genome shotgun sequence encodes:
- the LOC140235421 gene encoding uncharacterized protein: MSDVQLEDTINPEDSVSHCGDGVAKSVASSSTSSASRLHAKTKARRAALVAEAEGLRRLQELELEELKLKQKRSLLKLQTQLEVTKAEEDVYSGLCEEERSHVSRHKSSVDPPPATASNVQDDHDQDATIPYPTPPSRPAQNGGQAVDSSDVLHQNRRLIDAVSLRNAELMKFNGNPLHYFEFMRSFDNLIGESALDDGTKLIKLFQCCEGEAKGIIQCCMVMVPHHGYQRARELLEERFGSRHKIADAWMKQVTGGPPFHASDKKGLQKFSDQLKTCVETLNALSLTREMSSQRELLKVVDRLPFYLKGRWLKVVQDIRHKGGCPDITDVVKFVSAAAEEVNDPVFGEITVQSKSDAAKPNFKKQQNNKSSYSTVATGKATSMTQQPKKCIKCKQEHTLFGCDKFKAMTPEQRFEFAKDNKLCFNCLQPGHSSRYCRLNRRCSVTGCHRKHTKFLHTQEDAPSAARNLSQAEDEPSSDSTQAHTSQAAQNGFIRKGSSGTRRCVLPIVPVRVWAQGKTAAVQTYALLDSGSTSTFCTDRLAKQINADSKKESLNLTTLEKVNSRVRTSVVSLLIDSGQGTEVVKLPCVYTRESINIQQTNIAKVEDVEGWEHLQGIDIPLVTQHEVGLLIGQDIPEALIPLEVRRGHKGPYAVRTKLGWSVSGPVSKASEHLHSATANFIGSDVQLEEQVHKFWQMEGSEMLQTQKGMSINDKKVLSLWEGTVKLQDGHFQLPIPYKEETSILPDNRWAAEQRLKSLRRRLVKDGALHDKYRQGITDLLEKNYAEEVNEETRGTSPSKDDHKWYLPHHPVMSPQKPGKVRIVFDCAAKHQEVSLNDIVSQGPDLTNNLLGVLLRFRQHPVALMADIEAMFYQVKVPAGQQDALRFLWWKDGDLDAALSVYRMCVHPFGGTWSPSACGFALRQIARHSQDEVAKTILHNFYVDDCLVSVESENSAKKLAADLTLMLKGGGFRLTKWISNSPAVLQSIPEVERAKDVKGLDINHDALPVERALGISWDVESDCLLYKCQPKSKPQTRRGILSVVSSIYDPLGYVSPFVLQAKLILQELTRLKLGWDETIPDAEKENWNKWLRDLPTMAEFEVNRCVIPHDFGQVVECELHHFADASEVAYGAVSYLVSKNADGEVHSGLILAKSHLAPLKKLTIPRLELTAATVSVKLDAKLKAELELPIKRSVYWTDSTIVLQYIRNEDKRFNTYVANRVTAIRDQSDPGQWHHVNSHDNPADDVTRGMGAKELKANTRWLTGPKFIQEDENVWPKDASTPGTIAEDDPEVKRKKDTQVFATEASQSDAVDRLLNYHSTWYKLQRAVAWMLRLKQFLRGKSQGNTSYAKGPLSTGDIAGAEEAIVKYVQLQTYAKEYMILEGDQSTQARTPRRIAKSSPLYKLNAKLTDEGLICVGGRLDNAPLEERAKHPVIMPPNHHVVQLLVRHYHIMSGHSGKEYVLSLIRQRYWVIRGRLAVRRVLSDCFICKRLRAGPVEQKMADLPADRVAAEKPPFSHVGVDCFGPYMVKQGRSLVKRYGCIFTCLVIRAIHIEVLHSLDTDSFLNALQRFISRRGRPEIIRSDNGTNFIGAEREPREGLKRWNQGKIHDHLLQQGINWRFNPPTASHMGGAWERQIRTTRKVLNAVVKQQTLNDEGLVTLMCLVESIVNGRPLTVTSDDVHDAEPLTPNHLLLLRPSNVLPPDVFQQTDLYSRRRWRQIQYLADVFWRRWVREYLPSLQQRQKWQEVARNLQLGDLVLIVDDQPRNKWLMGRVMETFPGKDNLVRSVRVKHSRGILERPVTKLCLLEAAGSGVQ, from the coding sequence ATGAGCGACGTACAGCTTGAGGATACCATAAACCCGGAAGACTCCGTCAGTCACTGTGGTGATGGCGTGGCCAAGTCTGTAGCGAGTTCATCAACCAGTTCAGCTTCCCGTCTACATGCTAAGACTAAGGCAAGAAGGGCAGCCTTAGTAGCGGAGGCTGAAGGACTCCGACGACTCCAAGAGCTTGAATTGGAGGAGCTGAAGCTTAAACAGAAGCGAAGTTTGCTGAAGCTGCAGACGCAGCTTGAAGTTACAAAGGCGGAAGAAGATGTCTATTCCGGCTTGTGTGAAGAGGAAAGGTCACATGTCAGTCGACACAAGAGTAGTGTTGACCCTCCACCAGCGACGGCTAGTAATGTGCAAGATGATCACGATCAGGATGCCACCATCCCTTATCCGACACCTCCATCTAGACCTGCACAGAATGGAGGACAGGCAGTGGATTCATCAGATGTCCTACATCAGAACAGGCGACTCATCGATGCAGTCTCACTCAGAAATGCAGAACTGATGAAGTTCAATGGAAATCCTCTGCATTATTTCGAGTTTATGCGTTCATTCGACAATCTGATAGGTGAGTCTGCACTTGACGATGGGACCAAGCTTATAAAGTTGTTCCAGTGCTGCGAAGGCGAGGCTAAAGGAATCATTCAGTGCTGTATGGTTATGGTCCCGCATCATGGATACCAACGAGCCAGAGAATTGTTGGAGGAACGCTTTGGCAGTAGACACAAAATAGCGGATGCTTGGATGAAGCAGGTGACTGGCGGACCACCATTCCATGCTAGTGACAAGAAAGGTCTCCAGAAGTTCAGTGACCAATTGAAGACGTGCGTCGAGACCTTAAACGCTTTGAGTCTCACAAGAGAGATGAGTAGCCAGCGCGAACTACTCAAGGTAGTGGATAGACTGCCTTTCTACCTGAAGGGACGTTGGTTGAAGGTTGTTCAAGACATCAGACACAAAGGCGGCTGTCCTGACATCACTGATGTGGTGAAATTTGTGTCTGCCGCTGCAGAGGAAGTGAATGATCCtgtttttggtgagataacaGTACAATCTAAATCAGACGCAGCAAAGCCGAATTTCAAGAAGCAACAGAACAACAAGAGTAGCTATTCTACAGTTGCTACGGGCAAGGCAACGTCAATGACACAACAACCAAAGAAGTGCATTAAGTGCAAACAAGAACACACTTTGTTCGGATGTGACAAGTTCAAGGCCATGACACCAGAGCAGAGGTTTGAGTTCGCTAAAGACAACAAGTTGTGCTTCAACTGCTTGCAACCGGGCCATAGCAGTAGATATTGCCGACTGAATAGGCGGTGTTCTGTGACAGGATGTCACAGAAAGCACACTAAATTCCTGCACACACAGGAGGATGCACCGTCAGCTGCAAGGAATTTGTCACAGGCCGAAGATGAACCTTCATCAGATTCAACGCAAGCACACACAAGTCAGGCGGCACAAAATGGGTTCATCAGAAAAGGCTCCTCAGGAACAAGGAGATGTGTACTACCAATAGTACCGGTGAGAGTTTGGGCACAGGGAAAAACTGCAGCAGTCCAAACTTATGCGTTGTTGGATTCCGGATCAACGAGCACTTTTTGCACTGACAGGTTAGCTAAGCAGATTAATGCTGACTCAAAGAAAGAGAGCCTCAACTTAACTACTCTGGAGAAGGTGAACAGCAGGGTCAGAACATCAGTGGTCAGTTTGCTCATAGACTCCGGGCAGGGAACGGAGGTCGTCAAGCTACCCTGTGTGTACACGAGAGAGTCTATCAATATTCAACAGACGAACATCGCCAAGGTGGAGGATGTTGAAGGATGGGAACATCTCCAGGGAATTGACATTCCTTTGGTCACTCAGCATGAAGTCGGTCTGTTGATTGGACAAGACATTCCAGAGGCTCTGATCCCCCTCGAAGTCAGACGAGGACATAAGGGACCGTACGCAGTCaggaccaaacttggatggtcaGTGAGTGGACCTGTGAGCAAGGCATCAGAACATCTGCATAGTGCTACTGCTAATTTCATTGGCAGTGATGTTCAACTCGAGGAGCAAGTTCACAAGTTCTGGCAGATGGAGGGATCAGAGATGCTTCAGACGCAGAAAGGGATGTCCATCAATGATAAGAAGGTGCTTAGTCTCTGGGAAGGCACTGTTAAGCTGCAAGATGGGCATTTTCAGCTACCGATACCATACAAGGAGGAAACCTCCATCCTTCCTGATAACAGATGGGCTGCAGAGCAACGCTTGAAATCTCTAAGAAGGAGACTAGTGAAAGATGGTGCCTTGCATGACAAGTACCGGCAGGGCATAACAGATCTCCTTGAGAAGAACTATGCTGAAGAGGTGAATGAGGAGACACGGGGAACAAGTCCTTCCAAAGATGATCACAAGTGGTATCTACCTCATCATCCAGTCATGAGTCCACAAAAACCAGGCAAAGTCAGAATCGTCTTTGATTGCGCAGCCAAACATCAAGAAGTATCCTTGAATGACATTGTTTCACAGGGGCCGGATCTGACCAATAATTTGTTGGGAGTGCTACTCAGATTCAGACAACATCCAGTCGCTCTTATGGCAGATATAGAGGCCATGTTCTACCAGGTGAAGGTGCCCGCAGGACAACAAGATGCTTTGAGATTTCTCTGGTGGAAGGATGGGGATTTGGATGCAGCGCTGTCAGTCTATCGCATGTGTGTTCACCCATTTGGTGGCACGTGGAGCCCGAGTGCATGTGGCTTTGCATTACGTCAGATTGCCAGACACAGTCAAGATGAAGTAGCCAAGACCATCCTCCATAATTTCTACGTGGATGATTGCCTAGTATCCGTAGAGAGTGAAAACTCTGCAAAGAAGCTTGCAGCAGACTTGACGCTGATGCTGAAAGGCGGTGGATTCAGATTGACCAAATGGATCAGCAATAGCCCAGCTGTTCTGCAATCCATTCCAGAAGTAGAAAGAGCCAAAGATGTCAAGGGACTTGATATCAATCATGATGCCCTACCAGTAGAGAGGGCCCTCGGTATCAGTTGGGATGTTGAGTCAGACTGCCTGTTGTACAAGTGCCAGCCAAAGAGCAAGCCACAGACAAGGAGAGGGATACTCAGCGTCGTGTCATCCATCTATGACCCTCTTGGTTATGTCAGCCCATTTGTCCTCCAGGCTAAGCTGATACTACAAGAGCTCACACGACTCAAGCTTGGTTGGGATGAGACAATTCCAGATGCTGAGAAGGAGAATTGGAATAAATGGCTACGAGATTTACCCACCATGGCTGAATTTGAAGTGAACAGATGTGTGATTCCACATGACTTTGGGCAAGTAGTTGAGTGTGAACTGCATCATTTCGCAGACGCATCAGAGGTGGCATATGGAGCTGTGTCATACCTGGTGTCCAAGAATGCTGATGGGGAGGTTCATAGTGGTCTAATTCTGGCAAAGTCACATCTAGCTCCTCTTAAGAAGCTGACAATTCCTCGACTTGAGTTGACAGCAGCAACCGTGTCTGTGAAGCTAGATGCTAAGCTGAAGGCAGAACTGGAACTTCCTATCAAGAGGTCTGTGTACTGGACAGATAGTACTATAGTTCTACAGTACATCAGGAATGAGGATAAGAGGTTCAACACCTATGTGGCTAACAGAGTTACAGCAATCAGGGACCAGTCAGATCCAGGACAATGGCACCATGTTAACTCCCATGACAATCCAGCAGATGATGTCACGAGAGGTATGGGAGCGAAGGAGTTAAAGGCAAACACTAGATGGCTAACTGGACCAAAATTCAtccaagaagatgaaaatgtgtggCCCAAGGATGCCTCTACACCTGGGACTATTGCAGAGGATGATCCCGAAGTGAAGAGAAAGAAGGACACTCAAGTCTTTGCAACAGAGGCAAGCCAGTCAGATGCTGTGGATCGACTGCTCAACTACCACTCCACATGGTATAAGCTGCAACGAGCAGTTGCATGGATGTTAAGGCTGAAGCAGTTCTTGAGAGGTAAGAGCCAAGGAAATACCTCTTATGCTAAGGGGCCACTGAGTACAGGTGATATTGCTGGCGCTGAAGAGGCCATCGTCAAATATGTTCAGCTACAGACATACGCTAAAGAGTACATGATCTTGGAGGGAGATCAATCTACACAAGCTAGGACACCAAGAAGGATTGCAAAATCCAGCCCCCTGTACAAGCTGAATGCCAAGCTGACTGATGAAGGACTAATTTGTGTCGGAGGACGGCTGGATAATGCACCACTTGAGGAAAGGGCAAAACATCCTGTCATTATGCCTCCCAATCACCATGTAGTACAGCTGTTGGTGAGACACTATCACATCATGTCAGGTCACTCAGGCAAGGAATATGTGCTGTCCCTAATCAGACAGAGATACTGGGTGATCAGAGGGCGTCTTGCAGTTCGTCGTGTGCTGAGCGATTGTTTCATATGTAAGCGGCTTCGAGCAGGACCAGTAGAGCAGAAGATGGCAGACCTACCTGCAGACAGAGTAGCAGCAGAGAAACCACCATTCAGTCATGTAGGGGTGGATTGCTTTGGACCCTACATGGTGAAGCAAGGAAGGAGTCTGGTGAAAAGATACGGGTGTATCTTTACATGTCTCGTCATCAGGGCAATACACATTGAAGTACTGCATTCACTGGATACAGATTCATTCTTGAATGCTTTGCAGAGATTTATCTCACGTCGTGGACGGCCAGAAATCATCAGGTCTGACAATGGCACAAATTTTATTGGAGCAGAGCGTGAGCCGAGAGAGGGCCTGAAACGATGGAATCAAGGGAAAATTCATGACCACCTGCTGCAACAAGGAATCAACTGGAGGTTCAATCCGCCCACAGCGTCACATATGGGTGGAGCTTGGGAGAGGCAGATTCGGACGACGAGAAAGGTCTTGAATGCAGTGGTGAAACAGCAGACATTGAATGATGAGGGCTTGGTGACTCTCATGTGCCTTGTAGAGTCGATAGTCAATGGGAGACCACTGACTGTAACTTCGGATGATGTGCACGATGCTGAGCCTTTAACACCTAACCATCTGCTCCTGCTGAGGCCGAGCAATGTTCTACCTCCGGACGTTTTCCAGCAGACAGATCTGTACAGTCGTCGGCGCTGGCGGCAGATCCAGTACCTCGCAGATGTCTTTTGGAGGAGGTGGGTGAGAGAATACTTACCTTCACTCCAGCAGCGACAGAAATGGCAGGAGGTGGCGAGGAATTTGCAGCTCGGTGACCTCGTGCTGATCGTGGACGATCAACCCAGGAACAAGTGGCTGATGGGAAGGGTAATGGAGACCTTTCCTGGCAAGGACAACCTCGTCAGATCCGTCAGGGTAAAGCACAGCAGGGGTATCCTGGAGAGACCTGTGACGAAGCTTTGCCTTTTGGAAGCAGCAGGAAGTGGCGTTCAGTGA